Proteins encoded in a region of the Quercus lobata isolate SW786 chromosome 8, ValleyOak3.0 Primary Assembly, whole genome shotgun sequence genome:
- the LOC115955127 gene encoding FT-interacting protein 3-like: MSNLKLGIEVVSAHDLIAKDGQGLSDTYVELHFDGQKFRTTTKEKDLNPVWNESFYFNVSDPNNLSNLTLDAYVYSYNKANNSRSFLGRVRLTGTSFVPYSDAVVLHYPLEKKSFLSRVKGELGLKVFVTDDPSIRSSNPLPAMEASLNSGSRPIQGQGPNEQVPSFVPKPSSNEKGESRRTFHHLPNPNPARPQQLNIPPMSTQPSFDYGVQAMKSEPQVSKVVHMYSGPSSQSDDYSLKETSPHLGGGRVVGGRVIRSNRPSSTYDLVEPIRYLFVRVVKARDLPSKDVTGSLDPFVEVKLGNFKGITKHFEKKQNPEWNEVFAFAKDNIQWSSLDVVVKDKDMLKDDFVGRLKFDLNEVPTRVPPDSPLAPEWYRLEDKSGEKKKAGELMLAVWYGTQADEAFPDAWHSDTFTSSDGSSAFSSHLRSKVYHSPRLWYVRVNVIEAQDLVVSEKSRFPDAYVRVQIGGQSLKTKVVQARGSNAIWNEEFMLVAAEPFEDHLILSIEDRVGSNKDETIGRVVIPLNRVERRADNRMIRSQWVNIEKSMSAAMDGDHGKKEKDKFFSRLHVSICLDGGYHVLDEPTHYSSDLRPSAKPLWKQSIGVLELGILNAGGLHPMKTRDGKGTSDTYCVAKYGNKWVRTRTIVNSLSPKYNEQYTWEVHDPATVLSVGVFDNSLIGGSNGNKDMKIGKVRIRISTLETGRVYTHSYPLLVLHPSGVKKMGEIHLAIRFSCTSLMNMMFIYTRPVLPKMHYVRPLSVMQQEWLRHQAVNIVAARLGRAEPPVRKEIVEYMSDANSHLWSMRRSKANFFRLMTVFSGLLSVGRWFGDVCMWKNPITTVLVHVLFVMLVCFPELILPTVFLYMFVIGAWNFRYRPRYPPHMDTRISYADAVHPDELDEEFDAFPTSRGTDIVRARYDRLRIVAGKIQTVVGDVASQLERVQALLSWRDPRATFIYMIFCFAAAIVLYVTPFQVLTLLSGFYFMRHPKFRHKMPSLPINFFRRLPARTDSML, from the coding sequence ATGAGTAATCTCAAACTAGGGATTGAGGTTGTGAGTGCCCATGACCTTATAGCCAAAGATGGGCAAGGCTTATCTGATACTTATGTGGAGCTCCACTTTGATGGACAAAAATTTCGTACCACTACTAAAGAAAAAGACCTGAATCCTGTTTGGAATGAAAGCTTTTACTTCAATGTCTCTGATCCAAATAACCTCTCTAACCTCACCCTTGATGCTTATGTTTATAGCTATAATAAGGCCAACAACAGCAGATCTTTCCTCGGAAGGGTTCGTCTTACAGGGACATCATTTGTGCCATATTCTGATGCTGTTGTTTTGCACTACCCTCtggaaaaaaaaagctttttgtCGCGTGTAAAAGGAGAGCTTGGTCTGAAAGTCTTTGTAACTGATGACCCTTCTATACGATCTTCAAATCCACTTCCTGCAATGGAAGCCTCTCTGAATTCAGGATCACGTCCAATCCAAGGTCAAGGCCCTAACGAACAAGTTCCTAGTTTTGTTCCAAAACCATCCTCCAATGAAAAAGGCGAGTCAAGACGCACATTCCATCACCTTCCTAATCCAAATCCTGCACGGCCACAGCAGCTTAACATTCCCCCCATGTCAACCCAGCCAAGTTTCGACTATGGGGTGCAAGCCATGAAATCTGAACCGCAGGTTTCAAAAGTTGTTCACATGTACTCGGGTCCATCATCACAATCTGACGATTATTCACTTAAAGAGACAAGTCCTCACCTTGGAGGGGGTCGGGTTGTTGGGGGGCGAGTAATACGATCAAATAGGCCATCCAGCACATATGATCTTGTTGAACCAATACGTTACCTTTTTGTACGTGTTGTGAAAGCTCGTGATCTTCCTTCTAAGGATGTGACAGGAAGCCTCGACCCTTTTGTTGAAGTAAAACTTGGGAACTTCAAAGGAATTACAAAGCACtttgagaaaaaacaaaatcctGAGTGGAATGAGGTGTTTGCCTTTGCTAAGGACAACATACAGTGGTCTAGCCTGGATGTTGTAGTGAAGGACAAGGATATGCTAAAAGATGATTTTGTTGGGCGTTTGAAGTTTGATCTCAATGAAGTTCCTACACGGGTTCCACCTGATAGTCCTTTGGCTCCAGAGTGGTATAGACTTGAAGACAAGAGTGGGGAGAAGAAGAAAGCGGGGGAGCTGATGCTTGCTGTCTGGTATGGCACACAAGCTGATGAGGCTTTTCCTGATGCTTGGCACTCAGATACATTTACTTCCTCTGATGGCTCTTCAGCCTTCTCCTCACATCTCCGCTCTAAAGTTTACCATTCACCAAGATTGTGGTATGTTCGTGTCAATGTAATTGAGGCACAAGACTTGGTTGTATCTGAAAAGTCTCGTTTTCCGGATGCATATGTTAGGGTACAAATTGGTGGTCAGTCATTGAAGACAAAAGTGGTTCAAGCTAGGGGTTCGAATGCAATCTGGAATGAGGAATTCATGCTTGTTGCTGCTGAACCATTTGAAGATCATCTGATTCTTTCAATTGAAGATCGTGTAGGTTCCAACAAAGATGAGACCATTGGGAGGGTTGTTATACCTTTGAACAGAGTCGAGAGGCGTGCTGATAACCGAATGATCAGAAGCCAATGGGTCAACATTGAGAAGTCCATGTCAGCCGCAATGGATGGAGATCatggaaagaaagagaaagacaagTTCTTTAGTAGACTCCATGTCAGTATCTGTCTTGATGGAGGGTATCATGTGCTGGATGAGCCGACTCACTACAGCAGTGACCTCCGACCTTCAGCAAAGCCCCTTTGGAAGCAATCAATAGGTGTTTTGGAACTTGGCATTCTGAATGCTGGTGGGCTCCATCCTATGAAAACAAGGGATGGTAAGGGCACATCAGACACTTATTGTGTAGCAAAGTATGGGAACAAGTGGGTCAGGACTCGAACGATAGTCAACAGCTTGAGCCCAAAGTACAATGAGCAGTACACTTGGGAAGTCCATGATCCGGCCACGGTTCTCAGTGTGGGAGTTTTTGATAACAGCCTGATTGGTGGTTCAAATGGTAACAaagatatgaaaattggcaAAGTTCGAATTCGAATTTCTACTCTTGAGACTGGCCGAGTCTACACTCACTCGTATCCATTGCTAGTCCTTCACCCCTCTGGTGTCAAAAAAATGGGTGAAATACATCTAGCAATACGGTTCTCATGCACATCACTGATGAACATGATGTTTATATACACTCGACCTGTTCTCCCAAAGATGCATTACGTAAGGCCATTGAGTGTGATGCAGCAGGAATGGCTGCGTCACCAGGCTGTAAACATAGTGGCAGCTAGGCTTGGTCGAGCAGAACCCCCTGTTAGGAAGGAGATAGTTGAGTACATGTCTGATGCAAACTCTCATCTTTGGAGCATGAGGCGTAGTAAGGCGAACTTTTTTCGGTTGATGACAGTTTTCTCAGGATTATTATCAGTTGGAAGGTGGTTTGGTGATGTTTGCATGTGGAAGAACCCTATCACGACGGTGTTAGTACATGTTCTCTTTGTGATGCTGGTGTGTTTCCCAGAGCTGATTCTGCCAACTGTTTTTCTATACATGTTCGTGATAGGAGCTTGGAATTTCCGGTACCGCCCAAGATACCCTCCTCACATGGACACAAGAATCTCTTATGCAGATGCAGTGCACCCTGATGAGCTTGATGAAGAATTTGATGCATTTCCAACCAGTCGGGGTACTGACATTGTTCGGGCAAGGTATGATCGGCTAAGGATAGTGGCCGGGAAAATTCAGACTGTTGTGGGTGATGTGGCTTCCCAACTGGAGCGTGTCCAGGCCCTCCTAAGCTGGCGAGATCCTCGTGccacatttatatatatgatcttCTGTTTTGCAGCTGCCATTGTGTTGTATGTAACACCTTTCCAGGTGCTGACTCTTCTGTCGGGGTTTTACTTCATGAGGCACCCCAAGTTTCGTCATAAGATGCCATCATTACCCATTAATTTCTTCCGTCGGCTGCCGGCTAGGACTGATAGCATGTTGTAG